Below is a window of Lacrimispora xylanolytica DNA.
GGGGACGTTTTAGTAGGACATAACATCCAGTCCTTTGACCTTCCGTTTATTTACCGGGCAGCAGAGGAACTCCTTGAAAAAGAGGTTCCCAATGATTATATCGATACGTTACATATGGCCAGGGAATGTCTTCCTATGTTAAGGAGATATCGATTGGTGGATATCTCAGAATATTTTCAGATTGAAACCAAAGGAGCCCATCGTGCGTTAAATGACTGCATTATGAATCAGCAGTGCTATGAACAAATGGGAAGGCTTATAAAAGAGACCACAGTAGAAATCTGTCCACAGTGTGGTGGCGAATTAAGGCGACGAAGCGGAAGATTTGGAGATTTCTATGGTTGTACCAATTATCCAAGCTGCCGCTTTACAAGAAACGTATAATCAAGGTTTGGTTTTGGAAAGGTATGGCGAATGGAATTTTCTATCGAAAGGGCTTATTTAAATGAGTCTCAGGTTCTGGCTGAAATCATCGAATCTGCTTTTCGGGAGATAGAAAGAAAAGAGTGGTTCGTTGCAGATGACTCAGAAAGCATTTGGCGTCTGCTTCAGGAAGAAAAAGGGATAGCCTATAAGGCTGTGGAAAAAAGTACGGGAGCTGTGGCTGGAGTTTTAATTGCAGCTATGTATGGAATGGGAGAAGAAAACCTTGGTCATGATATCGGCCTGCCAAAAGAGGAATTAAAAACAGTGGCTCATATGGAGTCTGTAGCAGTTCTTCCCGAATATCGGGGATATGGGCTTCAATATTTCCTCATGCAGGAGGCGCAGAAGGAACTGATCGTACGAGGGTTCCGTTATTTCATGTGCACCATTCACCCGGATAACATCTACAGTAAGTCCAATGCAGTACGCCAGGGCTATGAGGTTGTTATGACGAAAGAAAAATACGGTGGTTACATAAGAGATATTCTTTTGAAAAAACTGGGTTAAATAAGAAGATGTGTTACAAAAAGCAAGCCCCCGGCGAAGCACCTTAAATATAAGATGCTCTTCGGGGGTGTTTTTTATTTTGTATATTTTTCTTCACAGTACATGCATCGATAGGTTTCTTTTCCTTCATCAGCAAGATAGAAAATATGAGGCAGTCCCTGTTCAATAGAAGTAATACAACGCGGGTTCTTGCATGGTATCACATTGGTGATTTTTTGAGGCAGGCTTAAAGATTTCTTTTCAGCGATCTGGTTATCCCGGATAATGTTAACGGTAATATTATGATCAATGTATCCAAGGATATCTAAATCAATATGGTTTAATCCGCCTTCTATTTTAATAATATCTTTTTTTCCCATCTTATTACTTTTGGCGTTCTTTATAATGGCTACCTGACAGTCCAGCTTGTCCAGACCAAGATGATAGTAAATCTCCAGACTTTTCCCTGCTTCAATATGATCCAGTACAATTCCTTCTTTTAATCCGCTGATATTTAACATGATTTTTCTACCTCCAGTAAAGTCATAATCAGAGCCATTCGCACGTATACGCCGTACTGTGCCTGTTTGAAATAAGCGGCTCTTGGATCCTCGTCTATTTCCACAGAAATTTCATTGACTCTGGGAAGGGGGTGAAGAACATACATATCTTCTTTTGCCAGCTTCATTTTCTTCTTGTCCAGGATATAGCAGTCTTTTAAACGAATGTAATCCTCTTCATTAAAGAAACGTTCCTTCTGGACACGGGTCATGTAGAGAATGTCAAGGTCTGGCATGGCATCGTCAAGGCTGTCCATTTCCATAAATTCAATGTTGTTGGCCCGAAGCACATCTTCCCGGATGTATTCAGGTACACGAAGTTCTGGGGGAGAAATTAAGATAAATTTGATGTTCTCATATCGAACCAGAGCGTTGATGAGAGAGTGGACGGTACGGCCAAATTTAAGATCGCCGCAAAGCCCAATGGTTAAATCATGAAGGCGGCCCTTTAAAGAGCGAATGGAAAGCAGATCGGTAAGTGTTTGAGTGGGATGCTGATGGCCACCATCTCCGGCGTTAATCACTGGTATTCCGGAATGAGTAGCTGCCACTAAGGGAGCACCTTCCTTTGGATGTCTCATGGCACAGATGTCTGCGTAACAGGAGATGACTCGAATGGTATCGGAAACACTCTCGCCTTTTGCGGCAGAACTGGAATCAGCAGAAGAAAAGCCCAGTACACTACCCCCCAGATTCAGCATAGCAGCTTCGAAACTTAAACGGGTTCTTGTACTTGGCTCATAGAATAATGTAGCTAATTTTTTTCCATCGCATACGTGGGAATATTTTGGAAGATTATCTTCGATGTCTTTTGCCAGATCTAAAAGTTGTCCGGTTTCTTCCACACTAAAATCTAACGGGTTAAGTAAATGTCTCATAAGAATCTCCTTTATCCACTGAGTTATGGTTTCAAATTCTATCCCATTATATAGTATTCATTGGAATATTTCCACACTTTTTTGCGATTTATGGTATAATCTTTTTTAGTCGAATTTCTAGAATAATTTTCCATATTTGGTGTAAGGAATATGTAAGGAAGATTAAGAAAATATAGTAAGACCAGAAATGGTTACTTGTTGTATAATGTGTATGCAAAAGAAAGTCAGGAGGTAACTGTATTGGCTGAAAATAAGACGCCTATGATTGAAGTGAAAAATCTATACAAGGTGTATAAGGTAGGAGATACCAAGGTTTATGCGCTGAACGGTGTCGATTTTACGATATATAAAGGTGAGTTTTGTGCCATCGTGGGGCCATCTGGTTCCGGCAAATCCACTCTTCTTAATATGATGGCAGGACTTGAAAAGCCCTCTAAGGGAGAGATTGTCATCGGTGGGAATCACATTGAAAAGCTTTCAGAAAATAAGTTGGTTGCATTTCGAAGAAAGCATGTTGGATTTATCTTTCAGTCTTATAATCTGATTAAAACCATGAATGCAACAGAGAACGTTGCCCTTCCCCTTTCCTTTCGGGGAGTTCCAAAGAAGATCAGAAACGAAAAGGCTTTAAAATATATAAAACTGGTGGGGCTTGAAAAGCAAAAGAAGCATATGGCAAATGAGATGTCTGGAGGACAGCAGCAGCGAGTCGGCATTGCCAGGGCACTAGCCATGGATCCTAAAATCATCTTTGCAGATGAGCCCACTGGAAACCTGGATTCAAAGACAACGAAGGAGATTCTGGGACTCATGCAAAAGATTGTACGGGAACAGAATCAGACCCTTATTATGGTTACTCATGATAATTACATAGCAAAATTTGCAGACAGACAATTCCACATTGTAGATGGAAAAATATTTA
It encodes the following:
- a CDS encoding exonuclease domain-containing protein; translated protein: MAVRQITGRRLNQYAKDYVVFDLETTGISAQEDSIIEISAIKVRDHNPVEEFTALINPGTHIPVGATNVNGITDDLVKDAPKLTEVLPNFLSFIEGDVLVGHNIQSFDLPFIYRAAEELLEKEVPNDYIDTLHMARECLPMLRRYRLVDISEYFQIETKGAHRALNDCIMNQQCYEQMGRLIKETTVEICPQCGGELRRRSGRFGDFYGCTNYPSCRFTRNV
- the pyrB gene encoding aspartate carbamoyltransferase — encoded protein: MRHLLNPLDFSVEETGQLLDLAKDIEDNLPKYSHVCDGKKLATLFYEPSTRTRLSFEAAMLNLGGSVLGFSSADSSSAAKGESVSDTIRVISCYADICAMRHPKEGAPLVAATHSGIPVINAGDGGHQHPTQTLTDLLSIRSLKGRLHDLTIGLCGDLKFGRTVHSLINALVRYENIKFILISPPELRVPEYIREDVLRANNIEFMEMDSLDDAMPDLDILYMTRVQKERFFNEEDYIRLKDCYILDKKKMKLAKEDMYVLHPLPRVNEISVEIDEDPRAAYFKQAQYGVYVRMALIMTLLEVEKSC
- a CDS encoding GNAT family N-acetyltransferase; the protein is MEFSIERAYLNESQVLAEIIESAFREIERKEWFVADDSESIWRLLQEEKGIAYKAVEKSTGAVAGVLIAAMYGMGEENLGHDIGLPKEELKTVAHMESVAVLPEYRGYGLQYFLMQEAQKELIVRGFRYFMCTIHPDNIYSKSNAVRQGYEVVMTKEKYGGYIRDILLKKLG
- a CDS encoding aspartate carbamoyltransferase regulatory subunit, whose translation is MLNISGLKEGIVLDHIEAGKSLEIYYHLGLDKLDCQVAIIKNAKSNKMGKKDIIKIEGGLNHIDLDILGYIDHNITVNIIRDNQIAEKKSLSLPQKITNVIPCKNPRCITSIEQGLPHIFYLADEGKETYRCMYCEEKYTK
- a CDS encoding ABC transporter ATP-binding protein yields the protein MIEVKNLYKVYKVGDTKVYALNGVDFTIYKGEFCAIVGPSGSGKSTLLNMMAGLEKPSKGEIVIGGNHIEKLSENKLVAFRRKHVGFIFQSYNLIKTMNATENVALPLSFRGVPKKIRNEKALKYIKLVGLEKQKKHMANEMSGGQQQRVGIARALAMDPKIIFADEPTGNLDSKTTKEILGLMQKIVREQNQTLIMVTHDNYIAKFADRQFHIVDGKIFKIEEQHHEDTEEEIRDEEV